One Ensifer adhaerens genomic region harbors:
- a CDS encoding HAD family hydrolase has translation MTDKALILDFGGVVTRTLFETHDVTERALGLAPGTLTWRGPFDPATDPLWAAMQRREITERDYWTTRTREVGQLLDEDWSDMKTFVQRARGAEPELVLRPEARDAILAAHRAGIRLAILSNELDLFYGVAFRERFPLIELFEIIVDATYTNILKPDPRAYELVLSQLSLSREACVFVDDQLKNIEGARAVGLPHVHFDVTRPAESYARALQMLGLELTGA, from the coding sequence ACCCACGACGTCACCGAGCGCGCACTTGGCCTTGCGCCGGGCACGCTCACGTGGCGCGGCCCCTTCGATCCGGCGACCGACCCGCTCTGGGCCGCCATGCAGCGGCGCGAGATCACCGAACGGGACTACTGGACGACACGCACGCGCGAGGTTGGACAGTTGCTCGACGAAGACTGGAGCGACATGAAGACCTTCGTGCAGCGGGCGCGCGGGGCCGAACCGGAGCTGGTGCTCAGGCCCGAGGCACGCGACGCGATCCTTGCCGCTCACAGGGCCGGCATCCGCCTCGCGATCCTCTCCAACGAACTCGACCTCTTCTATGGCGTCGCGTTCCGCGAGCGTTTCCCGCTGATCGAGCTCTTCGAGATTATCGTCGACGCCACCTACACCAACATCCTGAAGCCCGATCCGCGCGCTTACGAACTGGTGCTGAGCCAGCTCAGTTTGTCGCGCGAAGCCTGCGTCTTCGTGGATGACCAGTTGAAGAACATCGAGGGTGCGCGGGCCGTCGGCCTGCCTCACGTCCATTTCGACGTCACCCGCCCCGCAGAAAGCTATGCCAGAGCGCTTCAGATGCTCGGCCTCGAACTGACAGGAGCATGA
- a CDS encoding aspartate aminotransferase family protein has product MRETNFLIENNARHLWHPMAHPAEMQATPPRIINAGEGVEIVDIHGKKVLDAVGGLWNVNLGYSCEPVKEAIRRQLDDLPYYSTFRGTTNSPLIELSYELAEWFREDGLTRSFFTSGGSDSVETCLRLARQYHKLNGQPERTKFVALKKGYHGTHFGGASVNGNANFRRNYEPLLPGVYHLPAPYTYRNPFDTTDGAVIAKSIARLFEDEIAFQGADTIAALIMEPVLGAGGVIVPHETFMPLMREICDRHGILLIADEVITAFGRTGAWTGSRLWGVKPDFMSTAKAITNGYYPFGAVMIADKVAEAFESNKTAAGSIGHGYTYSGHPVGAAAALATLKETRKQNVAANAGARGEELIAGLEALKERHELIGDVRGKGLMCALELVSDREKKTAAAKDVVQKVQDVTYDAGVMVRTSGANVILSPPLVITAGDVARILTALDAGLTAARG; this is encoded by the coding sequence ATGCGCGAAACCAACTTCCTCATCGAGAACAACGCCCGCCACCTCTGGCATCCGATGGCGCATCCGGCCGAGATGCAGGCGACGCCGCCGCGCATCATCAATGCCGGCGAAGGCGTCGAGATCGTCGACATTCACGGCAAGAAGGTGCTCGACGCGGTCGGCGGTCTCTGGAACGTCAATCTCGGCTATTCCTGTGAACCGGTGAAGGAGGCGATCCGCCGCCAGCTCGACGACCTGCCCTATTATTCGACCTTTCGCGGCACCACCAATTCGCCGCTGATCGAGCTGTCCTACGAGCTCGCTGAATGGTTCCGCGAGGACGGGCTGACGCGCTCGTTCTTCACCTCGGGGGGCTCGGATTCGGTCGAGACCTGCCTGCGTCTCGCCCGCCAATACCACAAGCTCAACGGCCAGCCGGAGCGCACCAAGTTCGTCGCCTTGAAGAAGGGCTATCACGGCACCCATTTCGGCGGCGCCTCGGTCAACGGCAATGCCAATTTCCGTCGCAACTACGAGCCGCTGCTGCCCGGCGTCTATCATCTGCCGGCGCCCTATACCTATCGCAACCCGTTCGACACGACCGACGGCGCTGTCATCGCCAAGTCGATCGCGCGACTCTTCGAGGACGAGATCGCCTTTCAGGGCGCCGACACCATCGCGGCGCTGATCATGGAGCCGGTGCTTGGCGCCGGCGGCGTGATCGTGCCGCACGAGACCTTCATGCCGCTGATGCGCGAGATCTGCGACCGCCACGGCATTCTGCTGATTGCCGACGAGGTGATCACCGCCTTCGGCCGCACCGGCGCCTGGACCGGCTCACGTCTCTGGGGCGTGAAGCCAGACTTCATGTCGACCGCGAAGGCGATCACCAATGGCTACTATCCCTTCGGCGCAGTGATGATCGCCGACAAGGTGGCCGAGGCTTTCGAAAGCAACAAGACGGCTGCCGGATCCATCGGCCATGGTTACACCTACTCCGGCCATCCGGTCGGTGCTGCGGCAGCGCTCGCAACGCTGAAGGAGACGCGCAAGCAGAACGTGGCGGCGAATGCCGGTGCCCGCGGCGAGGAACTCATCGCCGGTCTCGAAGCGCTGAAGGAGCGGCACGAACTGATCGGCGACGTGCGTGGCAAGGGTCTGATGTGCGCGCTCGAACTGGTCTCGGATCGCGAGAAGAAGACCGCTGCGGCGAAGGATGTGGTGCAGAAGGTCCAGGACGTGACCTATGACGCCGGCGTCATGGTGCGAACCTCGGGCGCCAATGTCATCCTCTCGCCGCCACTCGTCATCACCGCCGGCGATGTCGCCCGTATTCTGACGGCGCTGGACGCCGGCCTCACCGCCGCACGGGGATAA
- a CDS encoding aspartate aminotransferase family protein, which yields MTGNADLIARRERLLGRNMSLFYEEPVHLVRGEGVWLFDADGRRYLDCYNNVPHVGHCHPRVTEAIARQASTLNTHTRYLHEGILDYVERLTATFDKSLDAAILTCTGSEANDVALRMAQAVTGKTGVIATDHTYHGNTAAVSQLSTRMPPVGGFGGHVRHVPAPDSYRPLGGEPGDAFAAAFTAKVEEAIASLEQSPHGFSALIIDPFFANEGFPELPSGFLDGAVAAVRKAGGLVIADEVQPGFGRTGRHMWGHQKAGILADIVTLGKPMGNGHPIGGVVAGSETLNAFRKAFRYFNTFGGNPVSCAAAMAVLDVIESEKLIENAATVGAYAKAGLARLADKHDVIGDIRGSGLFFGAELVTDRSEKTPASDLATKVINGMRERGVLMGKLGIHQCTTKIRPPMPFTRENADVMLSTLDDVLSGL from the coding sequence ATGACAGGCAACGCGGATCTGATCGCGCGCCGCGAGCGGCTGCTCGGGCGCAACATGTCGCTGTTCTACGAGGAGCCGGTGCATCTGGTGCGGGGCGAAGGCGTCTGGCTCTTCGACGCCGATGGCCGCCGCTATCTCGACTGCTACAACAACGTGCCGCATGTCGGCCATTGCCATCCGCGGGTGACCGAGGCGATCGCCCGGCAGGCCTCAACCCTCAACACCCACACCCGCTATCTGCACGAAGGCATTCTCGACTATGTCGAGCGGCTGACCGCGACCTTCGACAAGAGCCTCGACGCGGCGATCCTCACCTGCACCGGCAGCGAGGCGAATGACGTGGCGCTGCGCATGGCTCAAGCCGTGACCGGCAAAACCGGGGTGATTGCCACCGACCACACCTATCACGGCAACACCGCGGCCGTGTCGCAGCTTTCGACCCGAATGCCGCCGGTCGGCGGCTTCGGCGGCCACGTGCGCCACGTGCCAGCACCCGACAGCTACCGACCGCTCGGCGGCGAGCCGGGTGACGCATTCGCTGCCGCCTTCACCGCCAAGGTCGAAGAAGCGATCGCCTCGCTTGAGCAGAGCCCGCACGGCTTCTCGGCGCTGATCATCGACCCCTTCTTCGCCAACGAAGGCTTTCCGGAATTGCCATCCGGCTTTCTCGACGGCGCCGTCGCCGCCGTCCGAAAGGCGGGCGGCCTTGTGATTGCCGATGAGGTCCAACCGGGCTTCGGTCGCACCGGCAGGCACATGTGGGGGCACCAGAAAGCCGGCATCCTTGCGGATATCGTCACGCTTGGAAAGCCCATGGGCAACGGTCACCCGATCGGCGGCGTGGTCGCGGGAAGCGAAACACTCAATGCCTTCCGCAAGGCGTTTCGTTACTTCAACACCTTCGGCGGCAACCCCGTATCCTGCGCTGCCGCCATGGCGGTGCTCGATGTGATCGAAAGTGAGAAGCTCATCGAGAACGCCGCCACCGTGGGCGCCTATGCCAAGGCGGGTCTCGCGCGGCTTGCGGACAAACATGACGTGATCGGCGACATCAGGGGCAGTGGCCTGTTCTTCGGTGCGGAACTCGTCACCGATCGCAGCGAGAAAACACCGGCGAGCGATCTCGCGACAAAGGTGATCAACGGCATGCGCGAGCGAGGCGTGCTGATGGGCAAGCTTGGTATCCACCAATGCACGACGAAAATCCGGCCGCCGATGCCGTTTACCCGCGAGAATGCCGACGTCATGCTGTCGACGCTCGACGACGTGCTTTCGGGCCTGTGA